CTCTGATTAAGGATGTAAAAATCTGAATCATCCGATCTGATTAATAAACATTGTATCATTCAActttcactaatattttgtttctCTAATAAGGAACTTAGAGAAATAAAAAGTAAcatttgatttatatatatacaataaatattCAACTGACTGCCCTTCGTCGATGGTAACctataaacacataaataaacccttatctagaacaTGATCCATAAGAGGaaataattaaacttaattCTATACATCTAGATAGGGTTTATTTTACTCAATATTCAATAATTACAAGAAATAATCAACTTTAGGAGCCTCTTTCTTCAACTTGATCAATTCTAAATGATCATTTTCCAATGGTGTCAAATTTAAATCCAAACATAAAACTCTtggattttttaatttcttcacaacattattattattattattattattattattattattattattattattattattattattttcattcaacATACCTCTATGTCTTCTCATATGTCCACCTAAAGCTTGTCCTATAGGAAATTCAAGTCCACAAATTGAACACTCATGTGTTTTTGGCTTAGGTGGTGAAATCGGCAAATGAAAATTCATTTCTCCCATTAATCTTGGCTTTTTATGACTTGCTCGATGACCACCTAGTGCTTGAAACGATGAAAATTGTCTCTTACAAGTCTTGCACTCGAAAACTCGACTAGGAGAGTTGTTCACCATAGTGTTGAAATGATTTTCTTGATGTGAAAACAACATCAAGTAATTTGTCATGGTTGTTATTGTCTTAAATTCaccttctctttctctttttgtagGTAGAATTACCATGATTTCATGTAATAATTGagaaatgtaattatttttggtTGGGGTGGGGGGTGNNNNNNNNNNNNNNNNNNNNNNNNNNNNNNNNNNNNNNNNNNNNNNNNNNNNNNNNNN
The window above is part of the Solanum pennellii chromosome 5, SPENNV200 genome. Proteins encoded here:
- the LOC107020111 gene encoding zinc finger protein ZAT12-like, producing the protein MVILPTKREREGEFKTITTMTNYLMLFSHQENHFNTMVNNSPSRVFECKTCKRQFSSFQALGGHRASHKKPRLMGEMNFHLPISPPKPKTHECSICGLEFPIGQALGGHMRRHRGMLNENNNNNNNNNNNNNNNNNNNNVVKKLKNPRVLCLDLNLTPLENDHLELIKLKKEAPKVDYFL